One genomic region from Amaranthus tricolor cultivar Red isolate AtriRed21 chromosome 12, ASM2621246v1, whole genome shotgun sequence encodes:
- the LOC130796986 gene encoding wall-associated receptor kinase-like 22: MDKARKESKNKIKLKFECMEAYFIQNGGILLKKHIALSQGRDVGSGQLKLFSYKDIEKATKNFHPDLLVGCSIHRNVYGATYDDRTVVVGVPLQQEPNPTMTDRNLTEASIAMVMTHDNMLKLYGCCLENCIPLLVYEFLPNGSLFDHLHGDLASSNRMNWAGRLRVATDTAYALSYMHNALRKPLVHRGVNSVCVLLDYSFHAKLGNFGYSVSITPGDTSERWSVQGTPGYIDPEYIQTRLVTDKCDVYSFGVLMLELLTGKNPIRMLRDGRDLVDVFVSAMEKSCAMKMIASEILEQASTDEIQQIAKIALTCVAKKGAERPTMIEVVKQLQQI; this comes from the coding sequence ATGGATAAAGCTCGAAAAGAAAGTAAGAATAAGATCAAGTTAAAATTCGAGTGTATGGAGGCATATTTTATTCAAAATGGAGggattttgttaaaaaaacatATCGCTCTGAGCCAAGGTCGCGATGTTGGATCAGGACAGTTGAAACTTTTCTCATACAAGGATATTGAGAAGGCTACAAAGAATTTTCACCCTGATCTTCTTGTTGGTTGCAGTATTCATAGAAATGTTTATGGAGCAACTTATGATGATCGTACTGTAGTCGTTGGAGTCCCGTTGCAGCAAGAGCCAAATCCCACAATGACTGATCGGAACTTAACTGAAGCCTCAATTGCGATGGTTATGACTCATGACAATATGCTGAAACTCTATGGTTGTTGCCTTGAGAATTGTATACCCTTATTGGTTTATGAATTTTTACCAAATGGAAGCCTTTTTGATCATTTACATGGTGATCTTGCGTCTAGCAATCGTATGAATTGGGCTGGCCGCTTGAGGGTAGCAACGGATACTGCATATGCGTTATCTTATATGCATAATGCCTTGCGAAAGCCACTAGTGCACAGGGGTGTGAACTCAGTATGTGTACTTCTAGATTATTCGTTCCACGCAAAGTTAGGAAATTTTGGCTATTCAGTGTCCATTACTCCAGGAGACACGTCTGAAAGATGGTCTGTTCAAGGAACTCCGGGATATATTGATCCTGAGTATATCCAGACTCGTTTAGTGACCGATAAGTGTGATGTGTACAGCTTTGGGGTTTTGATGTTGGAGTTGTTAACCGGAAAGAATCCTATTAGGATGCTTAGAGACGGGAGAGACTTGGTTGATGTGTTTGTTTCTGCTATGGAGAAAAGTTGCGCGATGAAGATGATTGCCAGCGAGATATTGGAGCAAGCAAGTACGGATGAGATTCAACAAATTGCTAAGATTGCATTGACTTGTGTGGCCAAGAAAGGAGCTGAAAGACCAACTATGATTGAAGTTGTTAAGCAGCTACAACAGATATGA
- the LOC130796987 gene encoding mitochondrial inner membrane protease ATP23-like isoform X2 encodes MIERSLRTPTVKFLMEHLQKSGCNMPHNFVKAEKCDQNVSGGYSRGKGIIVCNNHVNIQDEVNQVVIHELIHAYDDCTAKNMKWENCAHHACSEIRAGHLSGDCHFKRELLRGYMKMRGHEQDCVKRRVMRSLALNPFCSETAAKDAMEAVWDTCYNDTRPFDRAP; translated from the coding sequence ATGATCGAGAGAAGCTTGCGAACTCCCACGGTGAAATTTTTGATGGAGCATTTGCAAAAATCAGGGTGCAACATGCCACATAACTTCGTAAAAGCTGAGAAGTGTGACCAGAATGTTAGTGGCGGTTATAGTCGTGGTAAAGGGATAATAGTATGTAACAATCATGTTAACATACAAGATGAGGTGAATCAAGTTGTGATCCATGAGCTAATACATGCTTATGATGATTGTACGGCTAAAAACATGAAATGGGAGAATTGTGCTCATCACGCTTGTAGTGAAATTCGCGCTGGCCATTTGAGTGGTGATTGCCACTTCAAGCGAGAGCTATTGCGTGGATACATGAAGATGCGGGGCCATGAACAAGATTGCGTGAAGAGGAGAGTAATGAGATCACTGGCGCTAAATCCTTTTTGCTCCGAAACAGCTGCAAAGGATGCAATGGAAGCTGTTTGGGATACTTGTTACAATGATACACGGCCCTTCGACAGAGCTCCTTGA
- the LOC130796987 gene encoding mitochondrial inner membrane protease ATP23-like isoform X1: MEGKVADSERATGSYSAEVYGNGVTVEDCQKMIERSLRTPTVKFLMEHLQKSGCNMPHNFVKAEKCDQNVSGGYSRGKGIIVCNNHVNIQDEVNQVVIHELIHAYDDCTAKNMKWENCAHHACSEIRAGHLSGDCHFKRELLRGYMKMRGHEQDCVKRRVMRSLALNPFCSETAAKDAMEAVWDTCYNDTRPFDRAP, from the coding sequence ATGGAAGGTAAAGTGGCTGATTCCGAAAGGGCTACAGGTAGTTACTCAGCGGAGGTTTATGGTAATGGGGTCACTGTAGAAGACTGCCAAAAGATGATCGAGAGAAGCTTGCGAACTCCCACGGTGAAATTTTTGATGGAGCATTTGCAAAAATCAGGGTGCAACATGCCACATAACTTCGTAAAAGCTGAGAAGTGTGACCAGAATGTTAGTGGCGGTTATAGTCGTGGTAAAGGGATAATAGTATGTAACAATCATGTTAACATACAAGATGAGGTGAATCAAGTTGTGATCCATGAGCTAATACATGCTTATGATGATTGTACGGCTAAAAACATGAAATGGGAGAATTGTGCTCATCACGCTTGTAGTGAAATTCGCGCTGGCCATTTGAGTGGTGATTGCCACTTCAAGCGAGAGCTATTGCGTGGATACATGAAGATGCGGGGCCATGAACAAGATTGCGTGAAGAGGAGAGTAATGAGATCACTGGCGCTAAATCCTTTTTGCTCCGAAACAGCTGCAAAGGATGCAATGGAAGCTGTTTGGGATACTTGTTACAATGATACACGGCCCTTCGACAGAGCTCCTTGA
- the LOC130796988 gene encoding protein NUCLEAR FUSION DEFECTIVE 4-like, with translation MIKFSNNSWKEMSHFTSQLILGRWFIVFASLLIMAMSGAGYLFGLYSNQIKTSMGYDQSTLNLLGFFKDLAGNVGVISGLLNEVTPPWVVLALGAAMNFFGYFMIWLAVTGHIKNVPVWQMCLYIYIGANSQTFSNTGALVTCVKNFPESRGIVLGLLKGFVGLSGAILTQLYHVFYGKDSKAFILFIGWLPALVSLIFIRCVRYMKVVREKNEVKIFYNLLYISLSLAGFLMILIIVQNNVAFTRGEYYVSAFIIIFLLFLPIVIIVKDQREVYKSKNKNNHNGVILDVIDDVMREERPQQEDVGINGDLPKEQVSCWTKIFQRPNRGDDYSILEALFSFDMMFLFLATACGLGGTLTVIDNMGQLGRSLGYPTHSITTFLSLISIWNYLGRVLCGFASEVVLVKYKFPRPMVMTLVLLLACIGHLLIAFDVPNSLYVASIIIGFCLGAQWPLVLAIISELFGLKHYAMLHTLGGLASPVGSYVLNVMITGKLYDKEALKQLSAKGLKRKVGEELTCIGAKCHKVSFLIISGITFCGSLISLILVLRTKKFRDVEDVKKPKCEKVRGGLVS, from the coding sequence atgataaaatttagCAACAATAGTTGGAAAGAAATGTCACACTTTACCTCACAATTAATCCTTGGTAGATGGTTCATTGTTTTTGCTTCACTACTAATCATGGCCATGTCCGGGGCAGGCTACTTATTCGGTCTTTACTCGAACCAAATAAAAACATCAATGGGTTACGACCAATCGACACTTAACCTCCTTGGCTTCTTCAAAGACTTAGCCGGAAATGTTGGTGTCATTTCTGGCCTCCTCAATGAGGTAACGCCACCCTGGGTCGTATTAGCCCTAGGGGCAGCGATGAATTTTTTTGGCTATTTTATGATATGGTTAGCCGTTACGGGCCATATAAAAAACGTTCCTGTTTGGCAAATGTGTTTGTACATATACATTGGTGCAAATTCTCAAACATTTTCTAACACGGGGGCGTTAGTTACGTGTGTTAAAAATTTTCCTGAAAGTAGAGGAATTGTACTTGGATTATTAAAAGGATTTGTGGGTTTAAGTGGTGCTATACTTACACAACTTTACCATGTATTTTATGGTAAGGATTCTAaggcttttattttatttattggatGGCTTCCCGCTCTAGTTTCGCTGATTTTTATTCGATGTGTTAGGTATATGAAAGTCGTTAGAGAAAAAAACGAggtcaaaatattttataatttactttaTATATCTCTTTCTCTAGCGGGAtttcttatgattttaattatagtGCAAAATAATGTTGCTTTCACTAGGGGTGAATATTATGTAAGTGCTTTTATTATcatctttcttctttttcttcctaTTGTGATCATCGTGAAAGATCAACGAGAAGTTTATAAgagcaaaaacaaaaacaatcatAATGGTGTAATCCTCGATGTTATAGACGACGTTATGAGAGAAGAGCGACCACAACAAGAAGACGTTGGTATAAATGGCGATCTGCCTAAGGAACAAGTTTCGTGTTGGACTAAAATATTCCAACGACCAAACAGAGGAGATGACTATTCCATTTTGGAAGCCTTATTTAGCTTCGATATGATGTTTTTGTTCCTAGCCACTGCTTGTGGTCTAGGAGGAACCCTAACGGTGATTGATAACATGGGTCAACTAGGGAGATCCTTGGGCTACCCGACCCATAGTATAACCACATTCCTCTCCTTGATTAGTATATGGAACTACTTGGGTCGGGTCCTATGTGGGTTTGCTTCCGAAGTTGTCCTAGTAAAGTACAAGTTTCCAAGACCAATGGTCATGACGTTAGTCCTACTTCTCGCATGCATAGGCCATCTTCTAATCGCTTTCGATGTCCCTAACTCACTTTACGTGGCCTCGATTATAATTGGGTTCTGCCTAGGGGCACAATGGCCCTTAGTCCTTGCAATCATTTCGGAGCTTTTCGGGCTCAAACACTACGCCATGCTACATACTTTGGGTGGTCTAGCAAGCCCGGTTGGGTCCTATGTACTTAATGTAATGATCACAGGTAAACTTTATGATAAAGAGgctttaaaacaattaagtgcaaagggattaaaaagaaaagttgGTGAAGAATTGACTTGTATTGGTGCTAAATGTCATAAAGTCTCTTTTCTTATCATTAGCGGGATCACATTTTGTGGAAGTTTAATTTCCTTAATCTTAGTACTTAGGACTAAAAAGTTTAGAGATGTTGAAGATGTTAAGAAGCCCAAGTGTGAGAAAGTGCGTGGTGGACTAGTTTCTTGA
- the LOC130796989 gene encoding flavin mononucleotide hydrolase 1, chloroplatic-like codes for MDYSCLIQLQVLIQFQTLTINYKPPKMALLFKSTISFPLNSCLDPPKSNPRNSLTMKTSVTTSIDSFSTISVPLEKRKLPILLFDIMDTIVRDPFYHDVPAFFGMSMKELLECEHPTAWNEFEKGLIDEDELARKFFIDGRDFDLEGLKTCIKRGYSYLDGIEELLRALKQNNYEIHAFTNYPTWYQMIEDKLNLSNYLSWTFCSCKTGKQKPDPDFYREALRYLDVEPGSCIFIDDRMKNVEGAVNVGLVGLQFKGADVLRQDLSRLGVSISAHELSHK; via the exons ATGGACTATTCCTGTTTGATTCAATTACAGGTTTTAATACAATTTCAGACATTAACAATCAATTACAAACCCCCAAAAATGGCGCTTCTCTTCAAATCCACAATTTCTTTTCCTCTTAATTCATGTTTAGACCCACCAAAATCAAACCCTAGAAATTCACTCACTATGAAAACTAGTGTAACTACTTCAATTGACTCATTTTCTACAATTTCTGTTCCATTGGAGAAGAGGAAGTTGCCCATTTTgctatttgatattatggataCAATTGTTCGTGATCCCTTTTACCATGATGTCCCTGCCTTTTTTGG CATGTCCATGAAGGAATTGTTAGAGTGTGAGCATCCAACTGCCTGGAATGAGTTCGAGAAGGGGCTAATTGATGAG GATGAATTAGCTAGAAAGTTCTTCATAGATGGAAGAGACTTTGATCTTGAAG GCCTTAAAACCTGTATCAAAAGAGGATATTCCTATTTGGATGGTATTGAAGAACTGCTTCGTGCTTTGAAACAAAACAACTATGAAATCCATGCTTTTACAAACTATCCAACCTG GTATCAAATGATCGAGGATAAGTTAAATTTATCGAATTACCTATCTTGGACATTCTGCTCTTGTAAAACAG GAAAACAAAAGCCCGACCCTGATTTTTATCGTGAAGCCCTCAGATACCTTGACGTGGAGCCTGGAAGTTGTATCTTCATCGATGACAG GATGAAAAATGTAGAGGGAGCAGTGAATGTTGGATTAGTTGGATTGCAATTTAAAGGAGCGGATGTGTTACGGCAGGATCTATCTCGCCTTGGTGTAAGTATTTCTGCTCATGAACTCAGCCACAAGTAA